A window of Mercenaria mercenaria strain notata chromosome 16, MADL_Memer_1, whole genome shotgun sequence contains these coding sequences:
- the LOC128549342 gene encoding thyroid peroxidase-like, which produces MDIEVFLLYSLAVLTAICVGHAAFSERTADNQQASSLTVERVEDALRRAKEINLLQRTINKVDRELNSDKSYRCPLSLHHGKRVSSNSEDYSKTKDALLALRILMKEGGFSPEDLQTREAISIFSRAEGMNCDLPDPGTCDFYSKYRTINGSCNNKDNPRWGMTGTIQERILKSDYDSLPGDPRTTGIDGKPLPNPRFISNAVHANPSPLESLSRTNTLLLFAFGQFLDHDIALTPESEDIDCCKSDDNQDNCFNLFQH; this is translated from the exons ATGGACATAGAG GTGTTTCTGCTCTACTCATTGGCTGTACTTACTGCCATATGTGTTGGCCATGCGGCTTTCAGCGAGAGAACTGCTGATAATCAACAAGCCTCATCACTCACTGTAGAGAGGGTAGAAGACGCACTCAGGAGAGCAAAAGAAATAAATCTTTTGCAAAGAACGATAAATAAAGTAGATAGGGAGT TGAACAGCGATAAATCTTACCGATGTCCGCTATCTCTGCATCATGGGAAACGTGTTTCTAGTAATTCGGAAGACTACAGCAAAACGAAGGACGCACTTTTGGCTCTGCGGATTTTGATGAAAGA AGGTGGATTTAGTCCAGAAGATCTCCAGACAAGAGAAGCTATAAGTATTTTTAGTCGTGCTGAAGGTATGAATTGTGACCTACCTGACCCGGGAACATGTGACTTCTACAGCAAATATAGAACAATTAATGGGTCTTGCAACAATAAAGACAATCCCCGGTGGGGGATGACAGGAACGATTCAAGAAAGAATTCTGAAAAGTGATTACG ACAGTCTACCAGGGGATCCTCGAACAACAGGCATTGATGGTAAACCACTTCCGAATCCCAGATTTATCAGCAATGCTGTTCATGCTAACCCGAGTCCTTTAGAGTCTTTAAGCAGGACAAACACACTTCTTTTATTTGCGTTTGGTCAGTTTCTAGACCACGATATTGCTTTGACTCCTGAGAGTG AAGATATTGATTGTTGCAAAAGTGACGATAA TCAAGACAATTGTTTCAACTTGTTTCAACATTGA